The following coding sequences are from one Sesamum indicum cultivar Zhongzhi No. 13 linkage group LG11, S_indicum_v1.0, whole genome shotgun sequence window:
- the LOC105173975 gene encoding transcription factor E2FA, translating to MAGRGAPNRDAAATPQAAGSNGQILHHQQTPPTSIRRHLPFASMKPPFVSPDDYHRFSTPARAATSADHPPEAIVVKSPPLKRKNGYQSNEVESSEWTASPGYSDVANSPFRTPVSAKGGRTNCRSKVTKNNRSVPSTPIANVDSPSSLTPAGSCRYDSSLSLLTKKFITLIKHAEDGELDLNKAADTLQVQKRRIYDITNVLEGIGLIEKKLKNRIRWKGLDPSRPGEVDNDATLLQAEIENLSLEERNLDEQIRQMQEKLRYLSEDENNQKWLFVTEDDIKILPCFQNETLIAIKAPHGTTLEVPDPDEAVDYPQRRYRIILRSTMGPIDVYLVSQFEEKFEEMNGVEQSTNFPIASSSGSNVNPAVERSSLAHSAPQIETQTQESHELNSVFGASQEYAGGMTRIIPSNIDNDADYWLLSDADVSITDMWKTDSGMEWNDVNLLHEELEMAAIGTPGPQTPSSSVADLHPVANVPPR from the exons ATGGCTGGGCGTGGAGCGCCGAACCGTGACGCGGCAGCGACTCCTCAGGCGGCGGGGTCCAATGGCCAGATCCTCCACCACCAGCAGACGCCGCCAACGTCGATCAGGCGCCATCTCCCGTTCGCGTCCATGAAGCCGCCGTTCGTTTCCCCAGATGACTATCACCGTTTCTCCACTCCTGCACGCGCCGCCACCTCCGCCGATCACCCTCCCGAAGCTATTGTCGTCAAGTCTCCT CCCTTGAAGCGGAAGAACGGGTATCAAAGTAATGAAGTTGAGTCTAGTGAGTGGACAGCAAGTCCAGGATATAGTGATGTCGCTAACAGCCCTTTCCGTACACCTGTATCTGCTAAAGGAGGAAGAACAAATTGTCGTTCAAAGGTCACCAAGAACAACAGATCTGTACCTTCAACCCCGATTGCTAATGTTG ATTCTCCATCCTCTCTTACTCCTGCTGGCAGCTGCCGCTACGACAGCTCCTTGA GTCTTTTGACAAAGAAATTTATCACTTTAATAAAGCATGCAGAGGATGGTGAACTTGATCTAAACAAAGCAGCTGACACTTTGCAG GTGCAGAAGAGACGGATATATGACATAACTAATGTCCTTGAGGGGATTGGTCTTATTGAAAAAAAGCTAAAGAACAGAATTCGCTGGAA GGGACTTGATCCTTCAAGACCTGGAGAAGTGGACAATGATGCCACTCTTTTGCAG GCGGAAATTGAGAATCTTTCCTTGGAAGAAAGAAACTTGGATGAGCAAATAAG GCAAATGCAGGAAAAGTTGAGATACTTGAGCGAAGATGAAAACAACCAAAA ATGGCTTTTTGTAACCgaagatgatattaaaattttgccCTGTTTCCAG AATGAAACCCTCATAGCGATCAAAGCACCCCATGGGACCACCCTTGAAGTTCCAGATCCTGATGAG gCTGTTGATTATCCTCAACGGAGATACAGAATTATACTTAGAAGTACAATGGGTCCAATTGATGTTTACCTTGTCAG CCAATTTGAGGAGAAGTTTGAAGAGATGAATGGAGTTGAACAATCAACTAATTTTCCTATTGCCTCGAGTTCTGGGTCAAATGTGAATCCAGCAGTGGAGAGATCCTCCTTGGCACACAGTGCACCACAAATTGAAACTCAGACACAAGAGAGCCATGAACTTAACTCAGTGTTTGGTGCTTCACAGGAATATGCTGGAGGAATGACAAGGATTATCCCCTCAAATATTGAT AATGATGCAGACTATTGGCTTTTATCAGATGCAGATGTCAGCATCACGGACATGTGGAAGACAGATT CCGGTATGGAGTGGAATGATGTAAATTTGCTTCATGAAGAGTTGGAAATGGCTGCAATTGGTACACCAGGACCACAGACTCCATCATCTAGTGTTGCTGATTTACACCCGGTTGCCAATGTGCCACCTAGGTGA
- the LOC105173976 gene encoding 2-Cys peroxiredoxin BAS1, chloroplastic: MACSAATSVAALISSNPRACVVSKNSISSQSISLASSFSGRPFVYRVPRALSSSSSSKRRSLIVRASELPLVGNTAPDFEAEAVFDQEFIKVKLSEYIGKKYVILFFYPLDFTFVCPTEITAFSDRYEEFQKLNTEVLGVSIDSVFSHLAWVQTDRKSGGLGDLNYPLISDVTKSISKSYGVLIPDQGIALRGLFIIDKEGVIQHSTINNLAIGRSVDETLRTLQALQYVQDNPDEVCPAGWKPGEKSMKPDPKLSKEYFSAI; the protein is encoded by the exons ATGGCTTGCTCTGCGGCTACTTCAGTGGCTGCTCTCATCTCTTCCAATCCAAGAGCTTGCGTTGTTTCCAAAAATTCCATCTCTTCTCAATCCATTTCCCTTGCTTCCTCATTCTCCGGCAGACCCTTCGTGTACCGTGTCCCCCGTGCCCTGTCTTCCAGCTCTTCTTCCAAACGACGCAGTTTGATCGTCCGTGCC AGTGAACTTCCACTGGTTGGAAATACAGCTCCAGATTTCGAGGCAGAGGCTGTTTTTGATCAGGAATTTATTAAG GTTAAACTCTCAGAGTATATAGGAAAGAAATATGTCATTCTCTTTTTCTACCCACTGGACTTCACCTTTGTTTGTCCCACTG AGATCACTGCTTTCAGTGACCGTTATGAAGAATTTCAGAAATTGAACACAGAAGTACTAGGTGTATCCATAGACAGTGTG TTTTCTCACCTTGCGTGGGTCCAAACAGACAGAAAGTCTGGGGGTTTGGGCGATTTGAATTATCCATTAATTTCTGATGTGACcaaatcaatttcaaaatcatatgGTGTGCTGATTCCGGATCAG GGAATTGCATTAAGAGGGCTTTTCATCATCGACAAGGAGGGAGTTATTCAACACTCCACTATCAACAATCTTGCAATTGGCCGTAGTGTTGATGAAACACTGAGAACGCTCCAG GCTTTGCAGTATGTGCAAGATAACCCTGATGAAGTATGCCCAGCTGGATGGAAGCCTGGGGAGAAGTCCATGAAACCGGATCCTAAGCTCAGCAAGGAATACTTTTCCGCAATTTAA
- the LOC105173977 gene encoding cytokinin riboside 5'-monophosphate phosphoribohydrolase LOG7 encodes MEEEKKSRFKRICVFCGSSSGKKPSYQEAAVELGRELVERRIDLVYGGGSVGLMGLVSQAVHDGGRHVLGVIPRTLMPREITGETIGEVRAVSDMHQRKAEMARQADAFIALPGGYGTLEELLEVITWAQLGIHRKPVGLLNVEGYYNSLLSFLDKAVDEGFISPTARRIIVSAPTAKQLVRELEEHIPEYDEITSKLIWEEVERLNYMPDSDVPT; translated from the exons GTTCTGGCAAGAAACCAAGCTATCAAGAAGCTGCTGTTGAGTTGGGAAGAGAACTG gTGGAGAGAAGGATTGATTTGGTCTATGGAGGTGGAAGCGTGGGTCTGATGGGTCTTGTTTCTCAGGCAGTTCATGATGGTGGGCGCCATGTTCTAGG GGTTATTCCAAGAACTCTTATGCCCCGAGAG ATAACGGGAGAAACAATTGGAGAAGTACGAGCTGTGTCCGACATGCACCAGAGGAAGGCTGAGATGGCCCGACAAGCCGATGCCTTCATCGCCCTACCCG GTGGTTATGGCACTCTCGAAGAGTTGCTTGAAGTTATTACATGGGCTCAGCTTGGAATCCATCGTAAACCA GTGGGGCTGTTGAATGTCGAGGGTTACTATAATTCGTTGTTGTCTTTTCTTGATAAGGCCGTTGATGAAGGCTTTATCTCCCCAACGGCACGTCGCATTATCGTGTCTGCTCCGACAGCCAAACAGTTGGTCAGAGAGCTTGAG GAGCATATCCCAGAATACGATGAGATCACATCCAAATTGATCTGGGAAGAGGTTGAAAGACTGAACTACATGCCTGATTCCGATGTTCCAACGTGA